One Natronorubrum halophilum genomic window, TCGAAGCGGGCGGTCCCCGGCGGCTGAGCCTGCGCGTGTCCGATGCTGTCATCGTACTCCGTGCCGTCCCATCCGACGAGGATCTCGTCGCCGGGGTCGACGTCCTCGAGCGTCACCGCGTCGCCTTCGGAGAGCGCCTCGCCGGTCCACGGCTGGGCGGTCGTTTGCGGTTCGGGTGCGTCTTCGCTGGGTCGGTAATACGGACGCTCGTCGTAGACTGCGAGGTGGACCCGATCGCCGTCGAGCGGGAAGTCGTCCGCGTAGGTGAGCGCGAGTTCGCCGGTGTCGACGTCGTACGCGGAGTCGAATCGGAAGTGAGAGAGGATCGCCGTGCCGGAGGTACTGCTTCCGAGTTCGTGATCGTGACGAAGTCGGACCGACAGATTCGGTTCGACGTCGTCCATGTCGATCACGATCGTATCGCCTTCCTCGAGCGTTCCGTGGCCCTCGGCCCAGATATCGCGGTCGTACGCCTCCTCGTTGATCTCGAGCGTGAGATCCTCGATCGGCGTCGGATCACCGCGACCGATCTCGAGTTCGAGGACGTCGTCGTCGAGGTCGATATCGCGGTCGGGACGAAGCGATCCGGGACTGTCGTGCTCGTGGATCTTTCGTTCGGCGGCGAGGTCGCGTTCGATCGTGGCGCTGACGAACGACCCGGCGACGTCGACCGTCGGTTCCGCCGTCGTCGTCGCGTACGCGAACTCCGCGTCGATCGTCTCGATCAGTTCGTCGGTGACGTCCGATTCGTCTTCGAACTGGATTCCCAGCGACATCTCGATCGTGTCCGGCCCGAGAACGGTCTGTGCGTGGACGAAGTACCGCGCGTCTGCGTCCTCGATGGGACTCTGAGCGAACAGATCGTCGCCGAACCGAACGGTACGTGCGTCGCCTCCCTCGAAGACCGTCAGCGCCTCTTCGACCGTTTCCTCCGAGTCGAGGAGTCGATCCGCGTCGCCCGCGTTCGCATCGAACGCGGATTCGATCGTCTCGAGATCCGTCGCGACGATGACGACGTCGCCGTCGGTTCCGACCGCGGTCCCCTCTCGGTCGTCGGTCTCGTAGTAGTCGTACTCGACGCCGGCGTCGGTTTCACCGGACTCGGTGCGGTCCTCGAGATCGATGTCGCCCGTGAAGAGCTGCATCGGCCGTGAGAACGATTCGCCGTAGGAGGCGACGAGGACGCTCTTCGAGACCGCGTCGGGGTCGATCTCGAGCGCTCCGACGGACGGGCGTGGCTCGTAGGGCTGATCGGCTTCGAGCAGCCGCTCGTAATTCCTCGCCGTCACGGCCATCTGGTCCTCCGCGACCGACGCCGGGAGGTACGCGAACGCGTCGTCAAACGTCGGCCCGGTTCTCGCAGACTGGGTCGTCGCTGACTCGGTCGCTACGTTCTCGTCGTCCGACGTAGCGACGGTCGTACCGACGAGGCCGGCGATCGTCGTCGCACCGATACCTCCGAGGACTGCACGGCGGGGACACTGTTTCATACGCTTCGGTTTTGATTCCCACCGTACAAGTAGATTATCATTACAGTCTTCTTCGGTAACATGTGTGCCAGACGCGACGCGGTGCGCCGAAGCGACGGTTCATAACCCTGCGATACGATCGGTTCCGGTATGACCTCGACTTCGACGATCCCCGTCACCGTGCTTTCGGGCAACCTCGGGGCGGGAAAGACGACGCTTCTCAATCACCTGCTGAGCAACGCGGGCGAGCGCGATCTCGCCGTGCTGGTAAACGACATGGGCGCGGTCAACGTCGACGCCGAACTCGTCGCCGAGGGCTCCGACCTCGACGCCGGCGGCGTCGCCGAACTGTCGAACGGCTGTATCTGCTGTGAGCTCCAAGACGACCTCGAGGCCGCGGTCGTCCGCCTGGCCCGCGAACGGAACTTCGACCACCTGCTCGTCGAATCCTCGGGCATCTCCGAGCCCGAACCGGTCGCGCGGCTGTTTACGACCTCCTCGAGGGTCGCGGCCAGCTACGAGATCGACGCGCTCGTGACCGTCCTCGACACGCGGCTGTTTCTCGACACCTTCGCCGGAGAGGGGGTTCCCGAGCGACGGGGCGTGCGAGCGGCCGATGGCGAAGACGACGACGGGACGCGCCCCCTCGCCGACCTGTTGATCGAGCAACTCGAAGTGGCGAACCTCGTCCTGTGCAATAAGAGCGACCTCTGTACGGCCGCCGAACTCGACGAAGCGGAAGCCCTCGTCCGCGGGCTGCAACCCGACGCCGAGACGATCCGGACGACGTTCAGCGCGGTCGATCCCGACCGTCTCCTCGGCGTCGATCTGTTCGATCCGGGTCGAATGGGCGAGGCGGCCGGCTGGCAGCGCGCGCTGGCAGGCGAAAGCGGGGACGATGACGGCAGTACTCACGATTACACGGCCGATGACCGCGAGCACGGCGACGACGGCCACGGGCACGCAGCCGACGGTCACGAACACCGCCATCCCGACGAGGTCTACGGCGTCGATTCCGTCGTCTTCCGCGAGCGCCGCCCGTTCCACCCCGAGCGATTCGCCGCGTTTCTCCGGGACCTTCCCGACGGAATCGTTCGCTCGAAGGGCGTCGCGTGGGTCGCCGGCCGGGACGTCAAAGTCGATATCTCCCAGGCCGGCCCGTCCGTTCGGGCGAGCGTCAGGGGACCGTGGGTCGCCGCGCTCCCCGAAATCAAGCGGGATCTCTACCGGTCCAATCGCCCAGACCTCGAGTGGCACGCAGAACACGGCGATCGACGGACGGCGCTGGTCTTCATCGGCACCGAGACCGACGAACAGCGCCTGAACGCGATCCTCGAGGACTGCCTCGTCACGGACGACGAATGGGAGCGGGCGACCGCCCTCGAGAATCCGTTTCCGAGCGACGACAGCGAGGACGTGGTGCTCCGCGAGCCCTGACTATCCGAACTCGTCTTCGAGCGCCTCGAGCACTCGCTTCAGTTCGCCCGTTCGTTTCCACGCGGCGATCCGGTCGCCGAACGGGAGTGGAGCGGCAAGCGAGATCGACGAGCGGATCGTCACCCGCGTTCCGTTTCCGCCGTCCGCGTCGTCGACCTCGAGCCACGTCTCCATGTGCGAGAACGGCCCCTGCTCGCCCTCCTGCGTGTAATACATCGCCTCGTCGCGATCCTCGAATCGCAACGGCAGTTGCATCCCGGGACCGCTGACGACGACGATCGTCGCGTCGGCTCGCTCGTCGATCGTCTCGACGGTAAAGCTTCCCTCCGCTTCGACGATCGTCGGCGGATCGAGCCAGCGCGAAACCACGACGGGCGACGCATCGACGACTCGAGACACCGTTACCTCCCGCATACCGACCACCTTCGGGGCAGGTGGCATAAATTCCGGTGTCGTCGGCCGTCTCAGCGCGGCCCGGAACGGCTCCGACAGGGAAACGGCTAAGTGAGCCACGTCCCCGTATTCGGTATGGCTGGCCCCGACAGCGAGCGAGATGGCATTCGGGAAGGACTCGAGTCCTCGCGGGGCGATCCGCGCGTTCTGGTCGCGTTGAACGTCGTGCTTTCGACGATGTTCGCCGTCATGCTCGTCTGGGGTCTGTTTCTCGTCGGCGCCCTCGAGTTCAGCGTCGTAACAGTCGCGGTCGTCGCGGTCGTCCTGTTCGTGCTCACGTACGTACTGACGTGACCGCGACAGGGCAGATCCCAATCGTGACAGGGAAGGTCCCAATCGCGACGGTGCCGATACCGACGTGACCGTGACGCTAACCGCGATCACACCGATGATTTTCGGCGGTCGCGATCGGCGTCGAACGGCTGAAATAAAACAACAAGTACTCACCGACGGATCTGTTTCCCTCTGCTAATGAACGTGCGGACGGCCGGCTCCTATCGGCCCACGAAATCCGAACTCGCGGTCTTCGTTTCAGGGGTTACCAGCATGGGCCTCGAGATCCTCGCGGTGCGGATTATCGCCCCGCAGTTCGGAAGCCACATCTACACCGTCGGCGGGATCATGACGGTTATTCTCGCCGCGTTGAGTTTCGGCTACTGGCAGGGTGGCAAGCGAGCGAGCAGCGCGACGAACCGGGAGATGTCGTGGCTGTTGCTCGCGACGGCAGTGTACGTCGCAGTCGTGGTCTACGCGAGCGATCTGCTGCTGCTACAGACGTCGACACTCGCGTTGCCGCCGCGGTACGCCGCCCTCCCGGCCGCGATCATCCTGTTCGGGCCGCCGACGTACCTGCTCGGCTTTATCAGCCCCTACGCGGCCGAGCTCTCACAGAAGGAGGGGACCGGCGAAGCGTCAGGGCACGTCTACGCCCTCGGGACGATCGGCAGCATCCTCGGCTCGGGTGCGACGACGTTCGTCTTCATCCCCGCGATGGATATCGACAGCATCGGCGTCCTCTTCGGACTGATGCTCGTCGGAACGGCGTTCGCGCTCACGTTGCCCTCGATCTCGCGCAAACCGGTCCTCGCGAGCGTCGCCGTCGTGATACTGCTCGTCGTTGCGACCGGTGCCGGTCCGCTCGCGTACGACCACCGCGGCGACGTCGTCTACCAGACCCAGACCGCCCACCAGGAACTCGAGGTCATCGACAACGACGATATCCGAACGATGTATCTGGACGGTGCCCGCCACAGCGCGATCGACCTCGAGGATCCCGATCGGCACGTCTTCGAGTACATGAAGTACTTCCACCTGCCGATGCTCATGACCGACGACACCGACGATGTCGATAACGTGTTGTTCATCGGCGGTGGTGGCTACATCGGCCCACAGGACTTCGAGGAACAGTACAACGCCGACGTCGACGTCGTCGAAATCGATCCCGACGTCACCGCCGCCGCCGAGGACTACTTCGGCCTCGAGGAGAGCGAGGATCTGAACACCTACTCGCAAGACGGCCGGCAGTTCCTCCAGGGAACTGACGAGACGTACGATCTGATCGTCCTCGACGCCTACAAGCAGGATCAGGTTCCGTTCCACCTGACGACCGTGGAGTTCATGGACCTCGTCTCCGAGCGGTTAGCCGACGACGGCATCCTCCACGCCAACGTCATCTCCGCGCCGAGCGGTCCCGCCTCCGAGTTCTACCACGCCCAGGAGCGGACGATGGACGAAGCGTTCGGCGACACGTACAGCTTCCGCACCTCGAACTCGAGTTCGATCCAGAACATTCAGATCGTCGCGACGAACGACGAGACCGACTTCACCGAGGCCGACCTCGCCGAGCGAAACGCCGAACGAAACCTGAGCGTCGATCTCTCGGGAGCGATCGACAACTACATGGCCGGTTCCAGCAGCGACGACGCCCCCGTACTTCGGGACGACCGCGGCGAGGTCGACAGTCTGCTCGATCCGATGCTCGGTCAACGGTACGTCATCGAGGAGACGGGCGAATCCGGCTCGAGTGCCGGCGCTGGCGATGACCTCGCCGGAACGCCGTCGGTGATCGCACCTGACGGCAAAGCGCTGGCCGCGCCGGTAGCGAAGGTTTCGTAACGGGCTGATCGATCACTCCGGCCGGGAGTAGTCGGGATCGAACAGTTGCGCCGATCCGGGCGCTGGATCACCCTCCGTCAGGTTGTACTGCGAAAAGTCCTCGACGCCCGCCGCTCGCAACAGTTCCTCGTCGTAGACGGCGTTCCCGGTGAACTCAGCGGGATCACGGCCGAGGATCTCGAGGACCGTGTCGCTGACGATTTCGGGCGTTCGCCAGTCGTCTTCGGTCCCCATGCCGAAGTATCGGGTCGCCCGCGTATCGATCGCCGTCACGGGCCAGAAGGCGTTACAGCCGACGTCGTCGTCGCCGAGCTCGCTCGCCAGCGTGAGGGTGATGAAGGTCATGCCGAGTTTCGACCACGCGTACGGACCCGATCCGGGGGCGCGGTCGATCCCCACCGGCGGCGCGTTCGTGAGCAGCCACGCGTTCTCGACGTCCCGCAGGTGATCGGCGAACGCCCTCGAGGTGAGGTACGTCCCGCGGACGTTTACGTCGGTCAGGAGATCGAACCGTTTCGGCGGGAGGGTCTCGACGGTCGCCAACTGGATCGCACTCGCGTTGTTGATGACGATGTTGACGGTCCCGAACTCATCGATCGCGCGTTCGGCTGCCGCCTCGACCGCCGCCTCGTCGCGAACGTCCAGTTTGATCGGGAGCGCGTCGACTCCACGCTCGCGGGCCTCGCGGGCCGTCCGCTCGATCGATCCCTCGAGGTCGCGGTCCTCGTAATCGGCGTCTTCCTCGCTGGTCTTCCCGGTCGAAACGACGTTACAGCCCCGTTCGGCCAGCGCGAGCGCGATCGATCTGCCGATGCCGCGCGTCGTCCCGGTGATGAACGCCGCCTGTCCGGAGAGATCCGGTTGCTCGAGTGCCATGCGTTTGCATTCGACGGGAAGTGCAAAAGAGTCGGTGAAAGGGAAGTCGCTCCGATTCCCGTGCTGGTTGTTCACGGGCCTCGGGTTTGTAGCGGACAGCGATCCTCCGACAGCCGCTCAGGCGGGTGTGCGGTGACGCTCGACGGCGACGGTGGCACCGACACGAGTCTCGAAACGTGATCCGCCGTACGACGACGTGCGCCGTGGTAAACCACCAGGCGCGATAGCAAATCGACGATGGGCGCGGTGAGAGGACCACTTACTGAGACGAGGGACAGCGATCGGTGGATTCCCGCGTCTGCTATAAGAGAACATTCAACATGGCCCGGTCCCGAAGCGGTGGAGACCCGGCATTCACGCAGGAGAGTCAGCCGACGATACTGGCGACCGCTTCGACGCTCGCGTACCGAGTCGTCCCGTCGCGCGACTCGAGTTCGACCTCCCCGTTCTCCCGGTAGTGATTCCCGAGGATCACCTTCCAGGGGACGCCGAGCAGGTCGCTTTCGGCGAACCGCTCGCCGGTAGTTTGGTCAGCGTCGTCGAAGAGGAGCGTGTCGTCCCGGCCGCAGGCCTCGTGCAGGCGGTCGGCGACGTCCCGGAACTCCCCGTCGTACTCGAGGGGGACGATGGAGACGCTGAAGGGGGCCACCTCTCCGAGACCCGCTCCGGGCCAGCGACAGCCGTCTTCGTCGCCGTGCTGTTCGACGAGCGCGTGCAGGAGTCGCTCGATTCCGATGCCGTAACTCCCCATCACCACTTCGCGTTCGGACCCGTCGGGAACGTCGACGGTCATCCCTCGAGGGGCGGTATACCGAGTCCCGAGTTTGAACACGTGGCCGATTTCGATCCCCTCGCCGGCCCTGAGACGACCGCCACACTCGGGGCAGGTGTCACCGGCCGACAGCCCGAAGCGAGGAGACTCGTCGGTCGCGCCGAACCGGCAGTCCGTGCCGCCACACCAGCGGAGGGTGAGCGATCCGGTATCGGCGAGTGCGACGAACTCTTCGGACGCGGAGCCACCCATGACGCTGTTCTCGGCCGCCGTGACGGCGAACTCGAGACCGAGGCGCTCACAGATGCGCGCGTAGGCCCCACGAACCCGGTCGTAGTACTCGTCGAGCGAGTCTCGAGTGGCGTGCAGGCTGTAGGCGTCTTTCATCGTGAACTCCTTCGTCCGGACGAGGCCGTTTCGCGCGTGGTCGTCGCGGTACTTCGACTCGACCTGATACAGCAGGACGGGCAGATCGGTGGCGGAGCGAACGACGCCGTCAAGGAGGTGTGTCACGCCCTCCTCGTGCGAGGGAGCCAGGCACAGCCGTTTGCCATCGCGGTTTTCGAACGTGAACATCTCGTCCGCGAAGCGCTCCCAGCGGCCGCTCCGTTTCCAGATGCCCGCGTCGTTCAGCGAGGGGAGGCCGATTCGGTGACCGCCGATGGCGTCCATCTCGTGCCTGATGAGTCGGATGAGGTTCTCTCGAACCCGCTGACCGGTTGGCGTGAAGCCGTACAGTCCGCTCCCGAACTGCCGGACGAGGCCCGCCCGCACCGTGAGCGCGACGGTCTCGTTCTCGTGACCGTTCGCCTCGCGGCTCGTAAACAGCAGCGTCTCACTCCGTCGCATTACGAGCCACCACCACTGTCGTGGCTGTCGCTGTGAAGTGTGACGTTCAGCCTATCGACTACTCGATCAGAAACGGTACGACTGTCATCGCGGAACCCAGCCGCGAGCCACGCTGGACTCACGGTTGCTGGAACGTGCGTTTTGGCGCATGCAGCTGACACATCGGGTTGGACGACTAAATAGTTACGGCAACTGTTCAGAGCGGGCAGTTGGGAAACGCCGTCGAAGAAATCGAGACGACCGTGATCGGTTCGGTCCGATACCCCTGCGCTACGCTTGAGCGCTTCCCGTGACGACGACGGGTCGATCGGCGTTGAGAATCACCGACTGCGTAACGCTGCCGAAGACCGCTTTCCCGACCGGTGATCGACTTCGTCCGCCGAGCACGATCGAATCGACGTCGTACTCCTCGGCCGTCGCCAGAATGTCGCCCTCCTCGACGTCCCCGCTTTTATCCAGGACGGTGACGTCGACATCGTTGTCTTCCAACTGCTCTTTCGCTCGCCGAACGGAGCCGATACGTGAGGCCGACTTGAACTGCTCGAACTCCTTCGGGAGGTCCTTGCCCTCCTCGGTGAAGATGAACAGCAGGTACGCTTCGACGGATTCGACCGCGTCCGGGAGCGACGCGACGTATTTCGCCTGCTGGACCGATCGCTCTTCGCTGGTATCGACGGGGATCAGAACGCGATACATAGTAGGGATTTCACACAGCTAACTAATAAAACCGGCTCTCGTGTCGTTCGAAAGAACTGATTCGCGCCGTCGAACGAGCCTCCAGCGATACTCACCGTTTTGTACTCCGGGTTCCAGGGTAGAGCCATGACAAGTGACGCCCTCGAGCATCGTCTCCTCGAGCGAGCGCCGGACGACCGGATCCGGATCCTCGACGCCGACGGGAGCGTCGTCGCGCCCGCTCTCGAACCGGATCTCGAGGACGAAACGCTGCTCGGGATGTACCGCGATATGCGCTTTGCCCGACGGTTCGACGAGCGGATGATCAGCCTCCAGCGACAGGGACGGCTGGGAACGTACGCCTCGCTGGCGGGACAGGAGGGGTCTCAGATCGGCTCGACGTACGCACTGGCGGACGAGGACATGCTCTCCTTCCAGTACCGGGAACACGGCGCGCTCGTCTCGCGGGAGCTACCCTGGGAGTACCTGCTGTACTGGATGGGCCACGAGGACGGAAACGCCGCGCTGACCGATATCAACGTCTTCCCGCTGAACATCTCGATCGGCGGCCACCTCCCCCACGCGGTCGGCTGGTCGTGGGCCGCGAAGTTGAACGACGACGACCGCGTCAGCGTCGTCCACTTCGGCGACGGCTCCACGTCGGAAGGCGACTTCCACGAGGCGATGAACTTCGCCGGCGTGTTCGATACGCCGACCGTCTTCTTCTGTAACAACAACCAGTGGGCCATCTCGATTCCCCGGGAGAATCAGACGGCGAGTGCGACCATCGCACAGAAAGCTCAGGCCTACGGCTTCGAGGGCGTGCAGGTCGACGGCATGGACCCACTCGCGAGCTACGTCGTCACGAAGGCCGCACGGGAGGCGGCTCTCGAGTCCGACGGCGACCGGTCGCGTCCGACCCTGATAGAGGCGGTACAGTACCGCTACGGCGCGCACACGACGGCCGACGATCCGTCGGTCTACCGGGACGACGAGGAGGTCGAGCGCTGGCGCGAGCGGGACCCCATCGACCGGTTCGAAACGTACCTGCGAAACCGAGCCGTTCTCGACGACGACCGAATCGAGTCGCTCGAGACCGAAATCGAGGCGACCCTCGCGGACCTGATCGACCGCGCCGAAGACGCCGACGAAACCGTCGATCCGCGGGAGATGTTCGAGTACACGTACGCGGAGCCGACGCCGCGGCTCGCGGAGCAACGCGACGCACTCGAAGAACTCCGAGAAACGCACGGCGACGACGAATTACTCGAGTACGAGTAACGTCGGGCGATCGGCTATAAAGACGGCACTGAGACAGGGGAACGGCTACCCGTGGATCGGCCACACTCTCGAGTACAATGCAACTCGAGCAGCCGACTCAGGAACCCGCCTGGAGCGGGACGATACCCAGCGCCATCGACGCGCGAGTACTCGGCCTCGTCGTCGTGACGGCGGGGTTGGCGGCGTCGATAAACGTCCCCTACGGCGGCCTGCCGGTGGCGATCGTTGCATTCGCTCTTCTCGGCAGTGGTGGCACCATCGTCCATCTGCTTGGCGAACGGAAACTCCGCCGGATCACCGACGGGCTCGTCGAGCGGTGGGTCGCGGCCGGCGGGCAGGTCGAAACCGTCACCCGGTCGTCCGGCGGGATGCGAACGGAATGGACGGTTCACACGCCCGACGGCGAGATCACCGTCGGCGGCATCGCACTGGTCCCGATCGCCAAGCTGGCGGTCGAATGGCAGGGCGTCGGCGACACGATGGCCGCCAGCGAGGCCGAGGCGAATATCGACGAACTCGCGGACAGCCTCTACGAGGAGTTCTTCGAGATCGGCTCGACACTGCAACGAACGTAGCACCGACCCCGACGAAACCGTTCGGGAGGGATCGTTCCCCTCGATCCACGGCCAGAGCGGCCGTGCAAGGGGCGGACGTGTCCGTCAGCGGTGTCTGGAGACCAGTTTTAATACTCGCGGCGAGTGGTTTGGCGTATGTCAACAGACTACGTCCCGTCCGAGATGATGGACCGCGATTCCCGGTCGAATCGGTACTACAGGAACGCGGTTGAGCGCCACTGGAATCCCGCCGAGATCGCTCTCGAGGCGGACGTGGCGAACCTCCTCGAGTACATCGAGGGAGCCGAAGACTACGACGCGCGGGCGTGGGATCGAACGCTGAACGGCATCGCGAAGTTCGGCGCGGGCGAGGATGCCGTCACCGAGGATCTCTCGCCGCTGGCGACGGTGCTCGAGGGCATCGACGACCAGTTGTTCCTGACGACGCAGCTGTACGAGGAGGCCAAACACGCCGACTTCTTCGATCGGTACTGGCGCGAGGTCGTCTGGTCGGTCGAAGACGAACTCGGCTGGGATCGCTCGAACCCCCGCGCCGACAAGTGGTTCAACGATCCCTACGTCGAACTGTTCGATCGAAACAAGAAGGCCCAGTATCGGCTGCTCGAGGAGGACACTCCCGAAAATCGTGCGAAAGCGTACTGTCACTACCACCTCACCGTCGAGGGTATCCTCGCCCAGACGGGGTACTACGGGATGCAGACCTCCTACGGCGGCGAGTTCGAGGAGCTCCCCTACCTGCCGGGACTCGTCGAGGGGTTCACGAAAATCCGTAGCGACGAGGGCCGACACGTCGGGTTCGGGATGAACCAGCTCAAGAAACTCATTCGGGAGGGCGTCGACCCGAAACTCATCGAGAACACGGTCAACGAACTCCTCCCGCTCGTCCAGGGAATCACCGAGGACGAACGGTTCGAGCCCGACGACGAGGACGAGCGCGTCGGGCTCGAGGACGGGCAGTTAGCCGCCTACGCGGTCGAAAAACACACCGATCGTATGCGACAGATCACGGACGCCGCCGCCGATATTCCCGACGTCGACGAACTGGTGCAACTGGAAGGCGACGACTGACTCGAGTCGGATCGGGTGCGGGATCGATGGTCAGCCCATACGGTAAAGTACCGGTGTGCGGATGCGTTCCGTATGCGACTCGATGGCGTTCGTGTGCTCGATCTCTCCCGACTGCTGCCCGGTCCCTACGCGACGCAGCTGCTGGCCGACTCGGGGGCCGAGGTGGTGAAAGTGGAGGACACTGGCGCGGGCGATTACGCGCGGACGATGGCCCCCGAATCGTCCCGCGGTTTCGGTGCGATCTTCGAGATGGTAAACCGAGGGAAGCGAAGCGTCGCGATAGATCTGAAAACCGAGACCGGACGGGCCGTTTTCTATCGACTCGTCGAGGACGCCGACGTCGTCCTCGAGGGGTTCCGCCCGAGCGTCGTGGACCGGCTCGGAATCGACTACGAGACGCTCACGGCGCACAACGACGAACTGGTCTACTGTTCGCTCACCGGCTACGGACAGGACGGCCCCTGGGCCGATCGCGCCGGGCACGACCTCAACTACGTCGCCCTGGCCGGACTGCTCGATATGACTCGAGAATCGCCGGACGGGAAGCCACGGCTGACCGGCTACCCCATCGGAGATATGGCCGGGGGCCTGTTCGCCGCGTTCGCCATCGTCGAAGCCCTGCTTTCGCGCGAACTCGGCAACACCGGCGGCGAGTATATCGACGTGGCGATGGCCGACGTCGTCGCCTCGTTCTCCCAGTCGATCGCCTATCAGTCGCTGACCGGCGATCCAGCCGAACCGCGGCCAGGGGAAACGGAACTGACCGGCGGCGTCCCGTGGTACGACAGCTACGAAACCGCGGACGGGAACTGGGTGACGCTCGCCGCCCTCGAGCCGAAGTTCTGGCGAGCGTTCTGCGAGGCCGTCGGCCGAACCGACCTCGTCGACGCGCACGGATCGTCGGATCCGGACGTACTCGCCGCCCTCGAGCACGAACTCTGCGACCTCTTCCGCGAGCGAGCGCGAGACGAGTGGGAGGCTGCTCTCGAGAACGTCGACGCCGCGTTCGCCGGCGTCTACGCGCCGACCGAAATGGTCGACCACCCGCAGTTTCGGGCGCGGGGCCTCGTCGAGCGTCCCGCCGACGCGCCACCGCGAATCGGGTTTCCGGCCCGGAGCACCACCGACCCAGAAGCGACCGATGAGATGGTCCCGAATCAGGGTGAACACACTCGACAGTATCTCGCCGACTCGGGGTACGGTGACGCGGAAATCGAGTCGCTCCTCGAGTCCGGCGTCGTCCAGTGATGGGACCGCACGCTCGGTCGCATCCCCCCGAGGATGTGCGGTATCCACGGCGACGGGCTCCGTGTTTCGAGATTGTCGAATTGTACAATGACCGAGTTGAGTAGCGAATGCTGAACAGAACGAGTGGAGAGGGTCG contains:
- a CDS encoding CobW family GTP-binding protein; this encodes MTSTSTIPVTVLSGNLGAGKTTLLNHLLSNAGERDLAVLVNDMGAVNVDAELVAEGSDLDAGGVAELSNGCICCELQDDLEAAVVRLARERNFDHLLVESSGISEPEPVARLFTTSSRVAASYEIDALVTVLDTRLFLDTFAGEGVPERRGVRAADGEDDDGTRPLADLLIEQLEVANLVLCNKSDLCTAAELDEAEALVRGLQPDAETIRTTFSAVDPDRLLGVDLFDPGRMGEAAGWQRALAGESGDDDGSTHDYTADDREHGDDGHGHAADGHEHRHPDEVYGVDSVVFRERRPFHPERFAAFLRDLPDGIVRSKGVAWVAGRDVKVDISQAGPSVRASVRGPWVAALPEIKRDLYRSNRPDLEWHAEHGDRRTALVFIGTETDEQRLNAILEDCLVTDDEWERATALENPFPSDDSEDVVLREP
- a CDS encoding SRPBCC family protein, whose translation is MREVTVSRVVDASPVVVSRWLDPPTIVEAEGSFTVETIDERADATIVVVSGPGMQLPLRFEDRDEAMYYTQEGEQGPFSHMETWLEVDDADGGNGTRVTIRSSISLAAPLPFGDRIAAWKRTGELKRVLEALEDEFG
- a CDS encoding spermidine synthase, yielding MNVRTAGSYRPTKSELAVFVSGVTSMGLEILAVRIIAPQFGSHIYTVGGIMTVILAALSFGYWQGGKRASSATNREMSWLLLATAVYVAVVVYASDLLLLQTSTLALPPRYAALPAAIILFGPPTYLLGFISPYAAELSQKEGTGEASGHVYALGTIGSILGSGATTFVFIPAMDIDSIGVLFGLMLVGTAFALTLPSISRKPVLASVAVVILLVVATGAGPLAYDHRGDVVYQTQTAHQELEVIDNDDIRTMYLDGARHSAIDLEDPDRHVFEYMKYFHLPMLMTDDTDDVDNVLFIGGGGYIGPQDFEEQYNADVDVVEIDPDVTAAAEDYFGLEESEDLNTYSQDGRQFLQGTDETYDLIVLDAYKQDQVPFHLTTVEFMDLVSERLADDGILHANVISAPSGPASEFYHAQERTMDEAFGDTYSFRTSNSSSIQNIQIVATNDETDFTEADLAERNAERNLSVDLSGAIDNYMAGSSSDDAPVLRDDRGEVDSLLDPMLGQRYVIEETGESGSSAGAGDDLAGTPSVIAPDGKALAAPVAKVS
- a CDS encoding SDR family oxidoreductase — protein: MALEQPDLSGQAAFITGTTRGIGRSIALALAERGCNVVSTGKTSEEDADYEDRDLEGSIERTAREARERGVDALPIKLDVRDEAAVEAAAERAIDEFGTVNIVINNASAIQLATVETLPPKRFDLLTDVNVRGTYLTSRAFADHLRDVENAWLLTNAPPVGIDRAPGSGPYAWSKLGMTFITLTLASELGDDDVGCNAFWPVTAIDTRATRYFGMGTEDDWRTPEIVSDTVLEILGRDPAEFTGNAVYDEELLRAAGVEDFSQYNLTEGDPAPGSAQLFDPDYSRPE
- a CDS encoding aminoacyl--tRNA ligase-related protein encodes the protein MRRSETLLFTSREANGHENETVALTVRAGLVRQFGSGLYGFTPTGQRVRENLIRLIRHEMDAIGGHRIGLPSLNDAGIWKRSGRWERFADEMFTFENRDGKRLCLAPSHEEGVTHLLDGVVRSATDLPVLLYQVESKYRDDHARNGLVRTKEFTMKDAYSLHATRDSLDEYYDRVRGAYARICERLGLEFAVTAAENSVMGGSASEEFVALADTGSLTLRWCGGTDCRFGATDESPRFGLSAGDTCPECGGRLRAGEGIEIGHVFKLGTRYTAPRGMTVDVPDGSEREVVMGSYGIGIERLLHALVEQHGDEDGCRWPGAGLGEVAPFSVSIVPLEYDGEFRDVADRLHEACGRDDTLLFDDADQTTGERFAESDLLGVPWKVILGNHYRENGEVELESRDGTTRYASVEAVASIVG
- a CDS encoding universal stress protein, which encodes MYRVLIPVDTSEERSVQQAKYVASLPDAVESVEAYLLFIFTEEGKDLPKEFEQFKSASRIGSVRRAKEQLEDNDVDVTVLDKSGDVEEGDILATAEEYDVDSIVLGGRSRSPVGKAVFGSVTQSVILNADRPVVVTGSAQA
- the pdhA gene encoding pyruvate dehydrogenase (acetyl-transferring) E1 component subunit alpha, with protein sequence MTSDALEHRLLERAPDDRIRILDADGSVVAPALEPDLEDETLLGMYRDMRFARRFDERMISLQRQGRLGTYASLAGQEGSQIGSTYALADEDMLSFQYREHGALVSRELPWEYLLYWMGHEDGNAALTDINVFPLNISIGGHLPHAVGWSWAAKLNDDDRVSVVHFGDGSTSEGDFHEAMNFAGVFDTPTVFFCNNNQWAISIPRENQTASATIAQKAQAYGFEGVQVDGMDPLASYVVTKAAREAALESDGDRSRPTLIEAVQYRYGAHTTADDPSVYRDDEEVERWRERDPIDRFETYLRNRAVLDDDRIESLETEIEATLADLIDRAEDADETVDPREMFEYTYAEPTPRLAEQRDALEELRETHGDDELLEYE
- a CDS encoding ferritin family protein, translating into MSTDYVPSEMMDRDSRSNRYYRNAVERHWNPAEIALEADVANLLEYIEGAEDYDARAWDRTLNGIAKFGAGEDAVTEDLSPLATVLEGIDDQLFLTTQLYEEAKHADFFDRYWREVVWSVEDELGWDRSNPRADKWFNDPYVELFDRNKKAQYRLLEEDTPENRAKAYCHYHLTVEGILAQTGYYGMQTSYGGEFEELPYLPGLVEGFTKIRSDEGRHVGFGMNQLKKLIREGVDPKLIENTVNELLPLVQGITEDERFEPDDEDERVGLEDGQLAAYAVEKHTDRMRQITDAAADIPDVDELVQLEGDD